In one Armatimonadota bacterium genomic region, the following are encoded:
- a CDS encoding potassium/proton antiporter, giving the protein MAVEAWMLGIGLALLVSIVASRLASRLGVPVLLSFLVLGMALGSQGPGGIWFSDARLAQEIGIVALAFIVFSGGIGLDWRTARPQLPKALVLATLGVAATAAVVGAAAHYFLKFSITEGLLLGAIVAPTDAAAVFSTLSRGDIRIKPELRDTLEMESGTNDPTGIFLAGALIASLTEPTFNAGASALGFATQMAIGGAGGWLVGRLGVLAMRKLRLEFVGLYHGLGIAIVLVAFGGTAMLWGSGFLAAYVSGVIFGNREFRQQKGLARFFDGVAWLMQIGLFVVLGLLVFPRELIHVAGPGTLVALILMFVARPLGVFVSLAPFRIPWRDQLLVSWCGLRGAVPIVLATFPLLADLPRAHEIFNLVFFVVVFSTVLQGPTIPLLAKRLAPDSPPVPEKP; this is encoded by the coding sequence ATGGCGGTTGAAGCGTGGATGCTCGGCATTGGGTTGGCGTTGCTTGTGAGCATCGTCGCCAGCCGGTTGGCTTCACGCCTTGGCGTCCCCGTGTTGCTCAGTTTCCTAGTGCTCGGCATGGCCCTCGGGTCGCAAGGGCCAGGCGGAATCTGGTTCTCGGATGCCCGCCTCGCCCAAGAGATCGGCATCGTCGCCCTCGCCTTCATCGTGTTCTCAGGGGGTATCGGCCTCGATTGGAGGACGGCGCGACCCCAGCTCCCCAAAGCCCTGGTGCTTGCGACCCTGGGCGTCGCCGCCACCGCCGCCGTGGTCGGCGCGGCGGCTCACTATTTCCTAAAGTTCTCGATCACCGAAGGGTTGCTCCTGGGCGCCATCGTCGCCCCCACCGACGCTGCCGCCGTGTTCAGCACCCTGAGCCGGGGCGATATCCGCATCAAACCCGAGCTCCGCGACACGCTGGAAATGGAATCGGGCACCAACGACCCGACCGGAATCTTTCTCGCCGGAGCCCTCATTGCCTCGCTGACCGAACCGACCTTCAACGCCGGAGCCAGCGCACTCGGCTTCGCGACGCAAATGGCGATCGGCGGGGCCGGGGGATGGCTGGTCGGGCGCCTGGGCGTCCTGGCGATGCGCAAGCTCCGGCTCGAATTCGTCGGCCTCTACCACGGGCTCGGAATTGCCATTGTCTTGGTGGCGTTCGGCGGCACGGCGATGCTGTGGGGTAGCGGATTCCTGGCCGCCTACGTCTCGGGGGTGATCTTCGGCAACCGAGAATTCCGCCAGCAAAAGGGTCTCGCTCGGTTTTTCGACGGAGTCGCTTGGCTGATGCAGATTGGCCTCTTCGTGGTGCTGGGGCTCCTTGTTTTTCCGCGCGAGCTGATCCATGTGGCAGGACCCGGCACCCTCGTCGCGCTGATTCTGATGTTCGTGGCCAGGCCGCTCGGGGTGTTTGTCTCTCTTGCCCCCTTCCGCATCCCCTGGCGCGACCAACTTCTGGTCTCCTGGTGCGGCCTGCGGGGTGCCGTGCCGATCGTCCTCGCCACATTCCCCCTTCTCGCCGATTTGCCGCGGGCACACGAAATCTTTAATCTCGTGTTTTTCGTGGTGGTTTTCTCAACCGTCCTGCAAGGCCCGACGATCCCCCTGCTGGCGAAAAGGCTCGCACCGGATTCTCCGCCGGTTCCCGAAAAGCCTTAG
- a CDS encoding extracellular solute-binding protein, whose protein sequence is MKWWLAVVVALFAAVAPAQAKEVTTIRMMASGQGLPSPNATDPRSLARRAVFEEFHRQNPDVQVINAGGLELSGEKAESNFLMSMAGDTAPDVFYVNFRQYYNYIDQGFCRPLDDLVAKDPSVMDPVNPTILDIIKSYDGHIYALPYFQVAQALYYRKDHFIEAGLDPNRPPKTWDEFYAYAQKLTESAPGRSGFGFSSGPQGQAYFWVNFMWQAGGEIVEPTPSGAWRATIATPAGVTALEFYRKLTTAKWVTGGKTYGPAASVGTSYAQDITAGKTSMWFAYSQDTVLNVSSLPPSVIGIAQMPAGPGGSWNEINAGMWAINANVKDPKKLDACWRFIDYFVSQRAAKVSTDKFVDFGMANLVNPDLLNKFGYERYAATVDPSYVAANRELFKHGKPEPYGRNCGQVYTVLDTAMDLARTQPDRPAMEILQQVQGEMDQVLLGYTPPEIQKVRRTWALGILIAATLIGGVLVYRGFRSASQHLEEVQDRLPAGTDRRRALRFVALCLAPAVLSLLVWAYYPLLKGLTIAFQDYRIMKETRWVGLDNFIDVFTQPIFWQSLGNSFVYVGLTISVGFLLPILLAIALNEIPRFKLLFRTIFYLPAMTSAIVVSFLWRQIYDKSEHGVLNSALDLPLAFWDSLWHVKHVPLAMDWLGSPQLAMFAVVIPGIWAGAGPGSILYLAALKQIPDERYEAADLDGATWIQKIWFITFPGLRALMLINFLGVFIAGFKAMENIFILTGGGPNRATRVIGLEVWEIAFMYLKFGYATAAAWVLGAILIGFTLVQIRNLTRMKFSAAAGR, encoded by the coding sequence ATGAAGTGGTGGCTGGCCGTCGTCGTCGCCTTGTTTGCGGCGGTTGCCCCTGCCCAAGCCAAGGAAGTCACCACGATCCGCATGATGGCTTCGGGCCAAGGGTTGCCATCGCCCAATGCCACCGACCCCAGATCCCTCGCCAGGCGGGCCGTTTTTGAAGAATTTCACCGGCAAAACCCCGATGTCCAGGTGATCAATGCCGGAGGTCTTGAACTCAGCGGGGAAAAGGCCGAAAGTAATTTCCTGATGTCCATGGCGGGCGACACGGCCCCCGACGTTTTTTATGTCAACTTTCGCCAGTACTACAACTACATTGACCAAGGGTTCTGCCGCCCGCTGGACGACTTGGTTGCCAAAGACCCGTCAGTCATGGACCCCGTCAACCCGACGATCCTCGACATTATCAAAAGCTACGACGGGCACATCTATGCCCTTCCGTATTTCCAAGTCGCCCAGGCCCTCTATTACCGGAAAGACCATTTCATCGAAGCCGGATTGGATCCCAACCGGCCACCCAAAACATGGGATGAATTCTATGCCTATGCCCAAAAGTTGACGGAATCGGCACCGGGCCGGAGCGGGTTCGGGTTTAGCTCAGGACCCCAGGGGCAGGCGTATTTTTGGGTCAATTTCATGTGGCAGGCGGGCGGCGAAATCGTTGAGCCGACCCCCAGCGGGGCTTGGCGCGCCACCATTGCGACCCCAGCCGGGGTAACCGCGCTCGAGTTCTATCGGAAGCTGACGACCGCTAAATGGGTCACGGGCGGCAAAACTTATGGCCCCGCCGCCAGCGTCGGCACTAGTTATGCGCAAGATATCACGGCGGGCAAGACCAGCATGTGGTTTGCCTATTCCCAAGATACCGTTCTCAATGTATCCAGCCTGCCGCCCAGCGTCATCGGCATTGCGCAAATGCCCGCCGGCCCCGGTGGGAGCTGGAACGAGATTAACGCCGGGATGTGGGCCATCAACGCCAACGTCAAAGACCCCAAAAAGCTCGACGCCTGCTGGCGGTTCATCGATTACTTTGTGAGCCAGAGGGCCGCAAAGGTTTCGACGGACAAGTTCGTCGATTTTGGGATGGCGAACCTGGTCAACCCCGACCTGCTCAACAAATTCGGTTACGAACGGTATGCCGCCACCGTCGACCCAAGCTACGTCGCCGCAAACCGGGAGCTGTTCAAACACGGCAAACCCGAACCTTACGGCCGGAATTGCGGCCAGGTCTACACCGTCCTGGACACCGCGATGGATTTGGCTCGAACCCAACCAGACCGCCCAGCCATGGAGATTTTGCAACAAGTGCAGGGCGAAATGGACCAAGTGTTGTTGGGTTACACCCCGCCTGAGATCCAAAAAGTCCGCCGGACTTGGGCGCTGGGGATCCTCATCGCGGCGACTTTGATCGGCGGGGTATTGGTGTACCGCGGGTTCCGCAGTGCCTCGCAGCACTTGGAAGAAGTCCAAGACCGCCTGCCGGCGGGAACCGACCGCCGCCGCGCCCTGAGATTTGTGGCTCTCTGCCTGGCCCCGGCGGTTTTGAGCCTGTTGGTTTGGGCCTACTACCCCCTCCTCAAGGGGCTCACCATCGCCTTCCAAGACTACAGGATCATGAAAGAGACCCGCTGGGTGGGGCTCGACAACTTCATCGACGTTTTCACCCAGCCGATCTTTTGGCAGTCATTGGGGAACAGCTTCGTCTATGTGGGATTGACCATTTCCGTGGGTTTTTTGCTCCCGATCCTCCTCGCCATTGCCCTCAACGAAATCCCGCGGTTCAAACTTCTGTTTCGGACGATCTTCTACCTCCCGGCCATGACCAGCGCCATCGTCGTCTCCTTCCTCTGGCGGCAGATTTACGACAAATCCGAGCACGGCGTCCTCAACTCCGCCCTGGATTTGCCGCTGGCTTTTTGGGATTCGCTGTGGCATGTCAAACATGTGCCCCTCGCCATGGATTGGCTCGGTTCGCCGCAATTGGCGATGTTTGCCGTGGTCATCCCGGGCATCTGGGCTGGAGCCGGCCCGGGGTCGATCCTTTACCTGGCCGCACTCAAACAGATCCCCGACGAACGTTATGAAGCCGCCGATCTGGATGGGGCCACATGGATCCAAAAGATCTGGTTCATCACCTTCCCCGGGTTGCGCGCCCTGATGCTCATCAATTTCCTCGGCGTCTTCATTGCGGGGTTCAAGGCGATGGAAAACATCTTCATTCTCACCGGCGGCGGTCCCAACCGGGCAACCCGGGTGATCGGCCTTGAAGTTTGGGAAATCGCTTTCATGTACCTCAAGTTCGGCTATGCCACGGCCGCGGCTTGGGTTCTCGGCGCCATCCTCATCGGGTTCACCCTGGTCCAGATCCGCAACCTGACCCGGATGAAGTTTTCCGCGGCGGCTGGACGGTAA
- a CDS encoding PEP-CTERM sorting domain-containing protein (PEP-CTERM proteins occur, often in large numbers, in the proteomes of bacteria that also encode an exosortase, a predicted intramembrane cysteine proteinase. The presence of a PEP-CTERM domain at a protein's C-terminus predicts cleavage within the sorting domain, followed by covalent anchoring to some some component of the (usually Gram-negative) cell surface. Many PEP-CTERM proteins exhibit an unusual sequence composition that includes large numbers of potential glycosylation sites. Expression of one such protein has been shown restore the ability of a bacterium to form floc, a type of biofilm.), with amino-acid sequence MKITAIISVFACAAVASAVDVVAPNAFAATEGPGTFSLTTNTAGGRVYQMVIDSSQLTGLVGTNLDGMSFRLNSGATWPPVQVDMSQFDIWVGEGVDPTAITTTVDSNFIGTATQVRSGAISFFPGDFPTGGTPNGFGPNFGFNLGSYAYNGGDLAVLIRFATQTPIGGTAGQAAFDAIAATDTANGYGSLFAAKWQSGSTSTTVNSNGNFIVTKFSGTPVPEPMTLGLLGLGGLAALRRRKK; translated from the coding sequence ATGAAAATCACTGCAATAATCTCGGTCTTTGCGTGTGCGGCTGTGGCTTCGGCGGTTGATGTCGTCGCCCCGAATGCCTTCGCAGCCACCGAGGGCCCAGGAACTTTTTCGCTGACCACTAACACGGCCGGCGGCCGCGTATACCAAATGGTCATCGATTCTTCTCAGTTGACCGGGCTGGTCGGGACTAACTTGGATGGCATGTCGTTCCGGCTGAATTCCGGGGCTACCTGGCCCCCCGTCCAGGTCGATATGTCTCAGTTCGACATTTGGGTTGGGGAAGGAGTCGACCCGACGGCGATCACGACGACGGTCGACAGCAACTTCATCGGCACGGCGACACAAGTCCGCTCGGGGGCGATTTCGTTCTTCCCCGGTGACTTCCCGACCGGGGGGACGCCCAACGGGTTTGGGCCCAATTTCGGATTCAACTTGGGCAGCTACGCCTACAACGGCGGCGATTTGGCGGTTCTCATCCGATTCGCCACCCAAACCCCCATCGGGGGCACGGCCGGACAAGCCGCGTTCGACGCCATTGCGGCCACTGACACCGCCAACGGTTATGGATCCCTCTTCGCCGCCAAGTGGCAAAGTGGATCCACCTCCACGACCGTGAACTCCAACGGAAACTTCATCGTCACAAAGTTCAGCGGCACCCCGGTGCCAGAGCCGATGACCCTCGGTCTGCTGGGTTTGGGCGGACTCGCCGCGTTGCGCCGCCGAAAGAAGTAA
- a CDS encoding PEP-CTERM sorting domain-containing protein, with the protein MNTLKITTLVVALCGVSAAQAVTIATHDDPSVGAPQVFTIDYNTNTVMGGWALPGLNLSIPVLAGNYNNLTMSVANMAITNVQVVGPLTILTLGAGEIRYWDTDINNPVFQVNFDSATLVEPATAQAADLTGNNVTFSGSGLGALNGNLTNEVIAYSFANPVYNGNVHTYTASMTSSADVVPEPASMTLLALGVAAFTARRRAR; encoded by the coding sequence ATGAATACACTCAAAATCACAACCCTCGTTGTCGCCTTATGCGGTGTCTCGGCGGCCCAAGCGGTCACCATTGCCACCCACGACGATCCTTCTGTCGGAGCGCCTCAGGTGTTCACAATCGACTACAACACCAACACCGTGATGGGCGGTTGGGCGTTGCCGGGCCTGAACCTGAGCATCCCGGTCTTGGCAGGCAATTACAACAACCTGACGATGTCGGTCGCCAATATGGCCATCACCAATGTCCAAGTGGTCGGCCCGTTGACGATCCTCACGCTCGGCGCGGGAGAAATCCGGTACTGGGACACCGACATCAACAATCCGGTCTTTCAAGTCAATTTCGACTCTGCCACCCTTGTTGAACCCGCGACGGCCCAAGCGGCCGACCTGACCGGGAACAATGTGACGTTCAGCGGTTCCGGCCTTGGTGCTTTGAACGGCAACCTGACCAACGAGGTCATCGCCTATTCCTTCGCCAACCCCGTCTACAACGGCAACGTGCACACCTACACGGCTTCGATGACCTCATCGGCCGACGTGGTGCCAGAGCCGGCTTCCATGACCCTGCTGGCCCTTGGGGTTGCGGCGTTCACCGCCCGGCGCCGCGCGCGCTAA
- a CDS encoding trypsin-like peptidase domain-containing protein encodes MKPGHVILMGVGLFGVVFAASLVAFKVGAASQSPAVYRIEPSTVSSVEVQNAAKSLPDFRAAAKKILPSVVSVTTLMEGENWFGERYIEPSGTGSGVVLSTDGHIVTNNHVVTAGGNRTADKILVKFSDGTTAEAKVIGSDERSDIAVLQVKHGGLTPIEVGDSESLEVGQWAIAAGNPLGFEQTVSVGIVSNTKRPLKTDDYAIFVDGIQTDAAINHGNSGGALCDAQGRLIGINSMIASTDQGSVGIGFAIPVNRVKTVVDEILKFGRARYGRIGIAVRSDSSILGIPQIRARLKSQTGAQSEPPTEGVIVSQVFQGPAAQAGMAPLDVITEINGKPMHATEDYQVFMADKKPGAKLTVKIWSRGETKTLTITLGDDQA; translated from the coding sequence ATGAAGCCAGGACACGTGATTTTGATGGGCGTGGGGTTGTTCGGCGTGGTGTTCGCCGCCTCCTTGGTTGCGTTTAAAGTAGGGGCGGCATCGCAAAGCCCGGCGGTGTACCGCATTGAACCGAGCACCGTTTCCAGCGTGGAGGTCCAGAATGCGGCGAAATCATTGCCCGATTTCCGGGCCGCGGCGAAAAAAATCTTGCCGAGCGTTGTCAGCGTGACGACGTTGATGGAAGGGGAAAACTGGTTTGGCGAACGGTACATCGAGCCCAGCGGGACCGGGAGCGGGGTCGTGCTCAGCACCGATGGGCACATCGTCACCAACAACCATGTGGTGACTGCCGGGGGCAACCGGACGGCCGACAAAATCCTGGTCAAGTTCAGCGACGGCACCACCGCCGAAGCCAAGGTCATCGGTAGCGACGAACGATCCGACATCGCGGTTCTGCAGGTGAAGCACGGGGGCCTCACCCCGATCGAGGTTGGCGACAGCGAGTCCTTGGAAGTCGGCCAGTGGGCCATTGCAGCCGGAAACCCCCTTGGATTTGAACAAACGGTCAGCGTGGGCATCGTCAGCAACACCAAGCGACCGCTGAAAACCGACGACTACGCCATTTTCGTCGACGGCATCCAAACTGACGCGGCCATCAACCATGGGAACTCGGGTGGGGCGCTGTGCGATGCCCAAGGCCGGCTGATCGGGATCAATTCGATGATCGCCTCAACGGACCAAGGCTCGGTTGGGATCGGATTTGCGATTCCCGTGAACCGGGTCAAGACCGTTGTTGACGAAATTTTGAAGTTCGGACGGGCGCGTTATGGTCGCATCGGAATCGCCGTGCGCAGCGACAGCAGCATCCTCGGCATTCCGCAGATCCGGGCACGGCTCAAATCCCAAACCGGGGCCCAGTCTGAACCACCGACGGAAGGCGTCATCGTCAGCCAGGTCTTCCAAGGTCCGGCGGCCCAGGCGGGCATGGCCCCGCTCGACGTCATCACCGAAATCAACGGCAAGCCGATGCACGCCACCGAGGACTACCAAGTGTTCATGGCGGATAAAAAGCCGGGGGCAAAGCTTACGGTCAAGATTTGGTCGCGAGGCGAGACCAAAACACTGACCATCACGCTTGGCGACGATCAGGCTTAG
- a CDS encoding PEP-CTERM sorting domain-containing protein, with the protein MLKQALIIGLAFGAFAAANAVTIATHQDPALNGSTPLFFVTPGANGSVTGSWTGNGLTLDVPVVSQSFNNVKMQMNSVTKTGNTLGAGSVVFYTTNVANPLFQIDFNSATIFQPFGLGGSYIEGNNVTFSGSAVNGLQFQNAQFAFSFANPVQTPNGNTYTASFTSSADVVPEPATMAVAGLALAALAKRKRK; encoded by the coding sequence ATGCTCAAACAAGCTCTCATCATCGGTCTGGCTTTCGGTGCTTTCGCCGCGGCCAATGCCGTCACGATCGCCACCCATCAAGATCCGGCCCTCAACGGGTCCACCCCCTTGTTCTTTGTGACGCCGGGCGCCAACGGTAGCGTCACTGGCTCCTGGACCGGCAACGGCCTGACTCTCGACGTGCCGGTGGTTTCTCAATCGTTCAATAACGTCAAGATGCAAATGAACTCGGTGACCAAAACCGGCAACACCCTGGGTGCCGGCAGCGTCGTGTTCTATACCACCAACGTCGCCAATCCGTTGTTCCAAATCGACTTCAACTCCGCCACCATTTTCCAACCGTTTGGGCTTGGCGGCAGCTACATCGAAGGCAATAACGTCACCTTCAGCGGTTCGGCGGTCAACGGGCTGCAATTCCAAAACGCCCAGTTCGCGTTCAGTTTTGCCAACCCGGTGCAAACGCCCAACGGTAACACCTACACCGCCTCGTTCACCTCGTCGGCCGACGTGGTGCCCGAACCGGCGACCATGGCCGTTGCCGGTCTTGCCTTGGCGGCCCTGGCCAAGCGCAAGCGCAAGTAA
- the recA gene encoding recombinase RecA produces MPPEKNSQSDKDRNLELALQQIEKSFGKGSVMKLGSQTAEKIAAIPTGSLALDYALGIGGVPRSRITEIYGAESSGKTTVALQIIAEAQKLGGMALFVDAEHALDVEYAKVLGVDTDRLYVSQPTTGEEALEIMESMIRSGAMDVVVLDSVAALVPKAEIEGDMGDAHVGIQARMMSQALRKLGGVVNKTKTSVIFINQIREKIGVMFGNPETTPGGRALKFWASCRLEVRRGEFLKSGTEAYGARTKVKVVKNKVSPPFRQAEFDIIFGHGISTAGDVLDLAVMHEVVSRAGTYYNYGETRLGQGRENARAFLDENPQLLTELDQKVRTILGLPTTPLDPPELGALVSLED; encoded by the coding sequence GTGCCCCCAGAAAAAAACTCCCAATCCGACAAAGACCGCAACCTCGAATTAGCCCTGCAACAGATTGAAAAATCGTTCGGCAAGGGTTCAGTGATGAAGCTTGGCAGCCAGACAGCCGAGAAGATCGCCGCCATTCCCACCGGCTCCCTGGCCCTTGATTACGCTTTGGGGATCGGCGGGGTGCCGCGTTCTCGGATCACCGAAATCTATGGCGCTGAATCGAGCGGGAAGACAACCGTTGCTTTGCAGATCATCGCCGAAGCGCAAAAGCTTGGCGGCATGGCCCTGTTCGTGGACGCCGAACATGCGTTGGACGTGGAATACGCCAAGGTTTTGGGGGTCGACACAGACCGTCTTTATGTTTCGCAACCAACGACTGGTGAAGAAGCCTTGGAGATCATGGAATCGATGATCCGCAGCGGCGCCATGGATGTGGTCGTCCTGGACTCGGTGGCCGCGCTGGTGCCCAAAGCAGAGATCGAGGGCGACATGGGCGATGCCCATGTCGGGATCCAGGCGCGGATGATGTCTCAGGCTCTCCGGAAGCTGGGTGGGGTTGTGAACAAGACCAAAACCTCGGTGATCTTCATCAACCAAATCCGTGAGAAGATCGGGGTGATGTTCGGCAACCCGGAAACAACCCCCGGGGGCCGAGCCCTCAAGTTCTGGGCGAGCTGCCGGCTTGAGGTGCGACGCGGCGAGTTTTTGAAATCGGGGACCGAGGCCTATGGGGCCCGAACCAAGGTCAAAGTCGTCAAGAACAAGGTCTCCCCGCCATTCCGCCAGGCGGAGTTCGACATCATTTTCGGTCACGGGATTTCCACAGCGGGCGACGTTCTGGATCTTGCCGTCATGCATGAGGTCGTGAGCCGGGCCGGAACTTATTACAATTACGGCGAAACGCGGTTGGGCCAAGGCCGGGAAAACGCTCGGGCGTTCTTGGACGAAAACCCGCAGCTCCTGACCGAGCTCGACCAGAAAGTCCGAACGATCCTTGGCTTGCCGACAACTCCGCTCGACCCGCCCGAGCTCGGCGCGCTTGTCAGCCTTGAGGATTGA
- the priA gene encoding primosomal protein N' has product MAQRIHVAEVGLDSRMAGAEAVYTYAATPATQVGEAYMVPLGPRQTVGYVLAVKEIFDLELGFPVENLKPLGSKIANLSLPKQGVGLVYETARQTLSPVPVCLSLATPPGIKDRLTREWRPTGKAPESPLTTAQQEALLALAEKPLVEKKGTVIPRGLKSTLNALRARGLIEPVASVQPFASRRQAGEAYQLTADAAKVDAYITKHAKKRPAQVVTLMRLQGSEGVAFSTDEIKALGQVSDATLKALVKEKLLVEPESGPRAAKPPPLPNPDQQAAIDAICAEVKGGRHKDFLLFGVTGSGKTEVYLRCAEEALSRGRQVLYLVPEIALTAQVVAQLRDRFGDRVAVLHSNLSARERMENWLRVASGEAPVVLGPRSALFAPLDNLGLIVLDEEHEASYKQENLPRYHTKSLARFLGQEYACPVVMGSATPAIESFHAALSGEMELLKLPGRAASAKLPQVFIEDLREGYKDRSAGVFSPRLSKAVNETLARGEQAILFLNRRAFAPFVVCRDCGKRFQCPHCAVALALHRRDGKLRCHHCDYQMPAPESCDECGSDRVKAFGIGAERVEQSVAEQFPGANVARLDRDIARKRGALEDTLARFRTGELNVLVGTQMVAKGLDFPNVTLVGVIAADISLAIPDFRASERTFQLLSQVAGRAGRGQRAGQVVIQTLSPDHPSVVMAQSHDYEAFYANLIQERQAAGYPPFVRLVNVLFVGPDRDEVYGLSAVAGQKIKLALPDAPVLGPVDCPLSKLSNLHRRHILVKLPPGADPGPVAQALEGLKTQKARVTVDVDPNNLV; this is encoded by the coding sequence ATGGCGCAACGCATCCATGTGGCAGAGGTCGGACTGGATTCCCGGATGGCGGGGGCCGAGGCTGTCTACACCTATGCCGCCACCCCGGCCACCCAAGTCGGAGAAGCCTACATGGTGCCGCTCGGCCCCCGGCAGACCGTCGGTTACGTCTTGGCCGTCAAAGAAATCTTCGACCTCGAACTTGGTTTCCCGGTGGAAAACCTCAAACCGCTCGGCTCCAAAATCGCCAACCTCTCGCTTCCCAAGCAGGGGGTGGGGCTCGTTTATGAAACCGCCCGCCAAACCCTCTCCCCCGTACCGGTTTGTTTGAGCCTGGCAACCCCCCCAGGGATCAAAGACCGCCTCACCCGCGAATGGAGGCCGACCGGGAAGGCCCCGGAATCACCGCTGACCACGGCCCAACAAGAAGCCTTGTTGGCGCTGGCCGAAAAGCCGTTGGTCGAAAAAAAGGGGACGGTGATCCCAAGGGGCCTCAAAAGCACACTCAACGCGCTCCGGGCGCGCGGCCTCATCGAGCCCGTTGCCAGCGTGCAGCCGTTTGCCTCTCGCCGCCAGGCCGGCGAGGCATACCAACTCACCGCCGACGCCGCAAAAGTCGATGCCTATATCACCAAACACGCCAAGAAACGGCCAGCCCAGGTCGTGACCCTCATGCGGTTGCAAGGGTCCGAGGGGGTCGCTTTCTCCACCGACGAGATCAAGGCCCTTGGACAAGTGAGCGACGCCACACTCAAGGCTTTGGTTAAAGAAAAGCTGCTCGTCGAACCGGAATCCGGCCCGAGGGCGGCAAAACCTCCGCCACTCCCCAACCCCGACCAACAAGCAGCCATCGACGCCATCTGTGCCGAGGTCAAAGGCGGCCGTCACAAGGATTTCCTCCTCTTCGGCGTCACCGGATCCGGGAAAACCGAGGTGTACCTGAGGTGTGCCGAAGAAGCCTTGTCCCGTGGCCGCCAAGTGCTCTACTTGGTGCCGGAAATCGCCCTCACCGCCCAAGTCGTCGCCCAACTCCGCGACCGGTTTGGGGACCGTGTCGCTGTGCTGCACAGCAACCTATCGGCCCGTGAGCGGATGGAAAACTGGCTCCGAGTGGCCAGTGGCGAAGCCCCGGTTGTGCTGGGCCCACGGAGCGCCCTGTTCGCTCCGCTCGACAACCTCGGCCTGATCGTTTTGGACGAGGAGCACGAAGCCAGCTACAAGCAGGAAAACCTGCCCCGGTACCACACAAAAAGCCTGGCCCGATTCCTCGGCCAAGAGTATGCGTGCCCAGTGGTAATGGGTTCGGCAACCCCGGCCATCGAATCGTTCCATGCCGCGCTGAGCGGGGAAATGGAACTTCTGAAGCTCCCGGGCCGCGCAGCAAGCGCCAAGCTGCCGCAGGTGTTCATCGAAGATTTGCGGGAAGGCTACAAAGACCGATCCGCCGGCGTATTTTCCCCCCGCCTTTCCAAAGCGGTCAATGAGACGCTGGCCCGGGGAGAACAAGCCATCTTGTTCCTCAACCGCCGGGCATTTGCCCCGTTTGTGGTTTGCCGCGACTGCGGCAAACGGTTTCAGTGCCCGCACTGCGCCGTCGCATTGGCGCTCCACCGGCGGGATGGCAAGCTAAGGTGTCACCACTGCGACTACCAGATGCCCGCCCCCGAATCGTGCGACGAATGCGGTAGCGACCGCGTCAAGGCCTTCGGCATTGGGGCTGAGCGCGTCGAGCAGTCGGTTGCGGAGCAGTTCCCCGGGGCCAATGTGGCGCGGCTGGATCGAGACATTGCCCGCAAACGAGGCGCATTGGAAGACACGCTGGCCAGGTTCCGCACGGGAGAATTGAATGTGCTTGTTGGCACTCAAATGGTGGCCAAGGGCCTCGACTTCCCCAATGTCACCTTAGTTGGGGTGATTGCCGCCGACATCAGCCTCGCCATCCCCGATTTCCGGGCCAGCGAACGCACCTTCCAGCTCCTGAGCCAAGTCGCCGGCCGGGCAGGACGCGGCCAAAGGGCCGGGCAGGTCGTCATCCAAACCCTTTCTCCGGATCATCCGTCGGTCGTCATGGCCCAAAGCCACGACTATGAGGCCTTTTATGCCAACTTGATCCAAGAACGGCAAGCGGCGGGGTACCCACCCTTCGTCCGGTTGGTGAATGTGCTGTTCGTCGGGCCTGATCGGGACGAGGTGTATGGCCTATCTGCCGTTGCCGGGCAAAAAATCAAGCTCGCCCTCCCCGATGCCCCTGTTTTGGGCCCGGTCGATTGCCCGCTCAGCAAACTCAGCAACCTCCACCGGAGGCACATTCTGGTCAAACTCCCACCCGGTGCCGACCCCGGCCCGGTCGCCCAGGCGTTGGAGGGGCTCAAAACCCAAAAGGCCCGCGTCACGGTCGATGTCGACCCCAACAATCTAGTCTAG